A genome region from Purpureocillium takamizusanense chromosome 8, complete sequence includes the following:
- a CDS encoding uncharacterized protein (TransMembrane:7 (o46-66i73-91o103-124i136-162o182-202i209-229o284-306i)~COG:S~EggNog:ENOG503NXW5) translates to MVATNHQRNGSGHSQHQLQHQRRGPSPSPQRAVRPRSAMDSARRRFVDALVSFLLVARRIGIALASRFANRRFAFSVAAVAIIFAKAVHIYAHLTALPPTDLIRYGFSFFAQDSAFLLVLRILFDTQLFANVRWMRIIVTTLASLVVVAVLMLAGINISFFAVAGSELHWRNIGVAKDANSWTMLLTGLVSCSVAVGIILFLAWLLQDFCYLVAGVALDILKWPFAFVLSKIPFRLWRASGDANYEHVPQYDLEGGAETKYRDDESSGREPPTSPTQPTHPTGWWMVLLCILVGLTMLVQVITTAVRPDETSLSFMSWTLPLLPFIDFAHSSPTLASLLPFHGSSINYSWDNRTALVQPVPFSWLPKDGTPLPGFTDWYGNEPHYSASEDPLKISNFEDDLLPALKGKLKDVKIRNVMLIKLESTRKDVFPIKKDGIIWEKLAKSFKNGSLPDEAAERLATLTKNANFLTGDYSDGFEHAGTKRRGGLNVNSAHTTSTYTLKSLVGTLCGITPLVADFNIEPFNHIYQPCLPHVFNALNKVNNATGAGPKSRAKGDYTSYRWRSLYMQSVTDTYDKQNAEMPVLGFLKENYVTKEYLHTDDAKFGKVNVSDINYYGMPEVVIKDYIRDAFATAKKNDERVFLTHLTSTTHHPFGMPAEEPYVHLTGDNKYDDLSHYVNAIGYVDRWLGQILAILDEEGAADETLLVLVGDHGLSIAENNGITPYYNSNIGNFHVPLVVSHPKLPHIDINDAVVSLQILPTILDLLIETGSLSEAEEGAVRDLVRNYEGQSLIRPLRKKSVATGEGDWQFTIMNPGRATLSVRDARTPNRRIIVPIVEDTEWRFTDLSKDPHEKEPVLSFGFKSFLRAVEKKHGLDASKWAEDAAFMSRWWVDENAKRYRYDPK, encoded by the coding sequence ATGGTGGCCACAAACCACCAACGAAATGGAAGCGGCCACTCGCAGCACCAACTTCAGCATCAGCGTCGCgggccctcgccctctcctcAGCGCGCTGTCCGCCCTCGTTCGGCCATGGACTCTGCCAGGCGTCGCTTcgttgacgccctcgtctcctTTCTCCTCGTTGCAAGGCGCATCGGCATCGCTCTTGCCTCTCGTTTTGCAAACCGCCGTTTTGCCTTTTCCGTagctgccgtcgccatcatcttcGCAAAGGCCGTCCATATCTACGCCCACCTCACTGCCCTCCCGCCGACCGACCTGATACGCTATGGGTTCTCCTTCTTCGCCCAGGACTCGGCctttctcctcgtcctccgcaTACTCTTCGACACGCAGCTTTTCGCCAACGTGCGCTGGATGCGGATCATCGTCACCACGCTGGCGTCCCTCGTtgttgtcgccgtcctcatGCTCGCTGGCATCAACATCTCCTTCTTCGCCGTGGCAGGTTCGGAGCTGCACTGGCGCAACATTGGTGtcgccaaggacgccaaTTCGTGGACAATGTTGCTCACGGGCCTCGTCTcctgctccgtcgccgtgggCATCATCCTGTTCCTCGCGTGGCTCCTCCAGGACTTTTGctacctcgtcgccggcgtggccCTCGACATTCTCAAGTGGCCGTTTGCCTTCGTGCTGAGCAAGATACCGTTTCGGCTTTGGCGCGCGTCCGGCGACGCCAACTATGAGCATGTCCCGCAGTATGACCTGGAGGGTGGCGCCGAGACCAAGTATAGAGACGACGAGTCTTCGGGCCGCGAGCCTCCAACTTCCCCAACGCAGCCCACGCATCCGACTGGGTGGTGGATGGTGCTTCTCTGCATTCTCGTCGGCCTCACCATGCTGGTTCAGGTCATCACCACGGCCGTTCGCCCAGACGAGACCTCGTTGTCTTTCATGTCTTGGACGTTGCCCCTGCTGCCTTTCATAGACTTTGCCCATTCCTCACCGACCCTTGCCAGCTTGCTCCCCttccacggcagcagcatcaacTACAGCTGGGACAACcgcaccgccctcgtccagccGGTCCCCTTCTCCTGGCTCCCCAAAGATGGGACGCCCCTACCCGGCTTCACCGACTGGTACGGGAATGAGCCGCACTATAGCGCTTCTGAGGACCCTCTCAAGATCTCCAACTTCGAGGAcgacctgctgcccgccctcaAGGGAAAACTCAAGGACGTCAAAATTCGCAACGTAATGCTCATCAAGCTCGAGAGCACCCGCAAGGACGTATTCCCCATCAAGAAAGATGGCATTATCTGggagaagctggccaagtCGTTCAAGAACGGGTCATTGCccgacgaggctgccgagaGGCTCGCGACCCTGACCAAAAACGCCAACTTTCTCACCGGCGACTATAGCGACGGCTTCGAGCACGCCGGCACgaagcggcgcggcgggctcaaTGTCAACAGTGCCCATACGACTAGCACCTACACCCTCAAGAGCCTGGTGGGCACGCTCTGCGGCATCACGCCCCTCGTCGCTGACTTCAACATCGAGCCCTTCAATCACATATACCAGCCGTGCCTGCCGCACGTCTTCAATGCCCTGAACAAGGTCAACAACGCCACAGGCGCAGGCCCCAAATCCCGGGCCAAGGGCGACTACACGTCGTACCGGTGGCGGTCCTTGTACATGCAGTCCGTTACTGACACCTACGACAAGCAGAACGCCGAGATGCCCGTGCTGGGCTTTCTCAAGGAGAACTACGTCACCAAGGAGTACTTGCACACGGACGATGCCAAGTTCGGCAAAGTCAACGTCTCCGACATCAACTACTATGGCATGCCTGAGGTGGTCATCAAGGATTACATCCGTGATGCCTTTGccacggccaagaagaacgaCGAGCGTGTCTTCCTAACACACCTAACGAGTACGACACACCACCCGTTCGGCATGCCCGCCGAAGAACCGTACGTCCACCTTACCGGCGACAATAAGTATGACGACTTGTCGCACTACGTCAACGCTATCGGCTACGTGGATCGCTGGCTGGGCCAGATCCTAGCCATCCTCGATgaggagggcgcggcggacgagacgctgctcgtcctcgtcggcgatcACGGCCTCTCTATCGCCGAAAATAACGGCATCACGCCTTACTATAATTCTAATATTGGCAACTTTCACGTGcctctcgtcgtctcccacCCGAAGCTGCCGCATATCGACATCAACGACGCTGTCGTGTCTCTTCAGATCCTCCCGACGATTCTCGACCTCCTGATTGAGACGGGGTCGCTCTCCGAGGCTGAAGAGGGCGCTGTCCGCGACCTGGTCCGCAACTACGAGGGCCAGTCCCTCATCCGACCGCTCCGCAAAAAGTCGGTCGCGACAGGCGAAGGCGACTGGCAGTTCACTATCATGAATCCCGGCAGGGCCACCCTGTCGGTTCGCGACGCCCGGACTCCGAACCGGCGCATCATCGTACCCATCGTCGAGGACACTGAGTGGCGCTTCACCGACTTGTCCAAGGACCCTCACGAGAAGGAGCCTGTCCTTTCCTTTGGCTTCAAGTCGTTCCTGCGTGCCGTGGAGAAGAAGCACGGTCTGGACGCGTCCAAATGGGCCGAGGATGCGGCCTTCATGTCCCGATGGTGGGTGGATGAAAACGCGAAGCGTTACCGCTACGACCCCAAATGA